Proteins encoded together in one Salarchaeum sp. JOR-1 window:
- a CDS encoding LLM class flavin-dependent oxidoreductase, with the protein MRASVQLTGDDPVGFAERAEDLGYRGVWTGELWGTDAFVTLARIAERTDIDVGTSIVNAYSRSPAALAGAAASVSEATSGQVTLGVGTSTEKAVEDLHGVEFANPPRRLHEAIELARRFLETDERVSYDGELFSVRDFRGLDADVPVYAAALGPATRRATGRVADGWLPHNIPFECLEPAFELVARTAREAGRDPGDIDVVPYVPAAVSEDRAEAYDALRGHLAYYVGSADGYKNAVAQSFPDEADAVADAWRSGDRAAARGHVSDEMVDALGVAGTPDEARERLREVAAIPVVDEPLVVTPSNASADLAERTVAALAPTDL; encoded by the coding sequence ATGCGGGCGAGCGTCCAGCTCACCGGCGACGACCCCGTTGGGTTCGCGGAGCGCGCCGAAGACCTCGGCTACCGGGGCGTGTGGACGGGCGAACTCTGGGGGACGGACGCGTTCGTCACGCTCGCGCGCATCGCCGAGCGAACGGACATCGATGTGGGCACGAGCATCGTGAACGCGTACTCGCGGAGTCCGGCGGCGCTCGCGGGCGCGGCGGCGAGCGTCAGCGAGGCGACGTCGGGACAGGTGACGCTCGGCGTCGGCACGAGCACGGAGAAAGCCGTCGAGGACTTGCACGGGGTCGAGTTCGCGAATCCGCCGCGTCGCCTGCACGAGGCGATAGAACTCGCGCGCCGGTTCCTCGAAACCGACGAGCGGGTGTCGTACGACGGCGAGCTGTTTTCAGTTCGCGACTTCCGGGGGCTGGACGCGGACGTGCCGGTGTACGCGGCGGCGCTCGGGCCGGCGACTCGTCGCGCGACCGGCCGCGTCGCGGACGGCTGGCTCCCGCACAACATCCCGTTCGAGTGCCTCGAACCCGCGTTCGAGCTGGTGGCGCGGACGGCGCGGGAGGCGGGCCGCGACCCCGGGGACATCGACGTCGTGCCGTACGTTCCCGCGGCGGTGAGCGAGGACAGGGCGGAGGCGTACGACGCGCTCAGGGGCCACCTCGCTTATTACGTCGGGAGCGCGGACGGCTACAAGAACGCGGTCGCCCAGTCGTTCCCCGACGAGGCCGACGCCGTCGCCGACGCGTGGCGGAGCGGTGACCGCGCGGCGGCCAGGGGGCACGTGAGCGACGAGATGGTGGACGCGCTCGGCGTCGCCGGCACGCCGGACGAGGCCCGCGAGCGGCTTCGCGAAGTCGCGGCGATTCCGGTGGTGGACGAGCCGCTGGTCGTGACGCCGTCGAACGCGAGCGCCGACCTCGCGGAGCGGACGGTGGCGGCGCTCGCGCCCACGGACTTATGA
- a CDS encoding PaaI family thioesterase, with product MKTASGLGFDEFVGSHGYLSWLGVEFDEIAEGRVVMRVPYDEKLMNPETEDSGGSVHGGIAATLVDTSSAFALRTTFDDPSDVSLSTTDLDVKYLRPATSDLVADAKVVRAGGSMGVTDVTVKSQYEGELVDVAVGATSYRLFR from the coding sequence ATGAAGACCGCATCCGGTCTCGGGTTCGACGAGTTCGTCGGCAGCCACGGCTACCTCTCGTGGCTGGGCGTCGAGTTCGACGAGATCGCGGAGGGCCGCGTCGTCATGCGCGTCCCCTACGACGAGAAACTCATGAACCCCGAAACCGAGGACTCCGGCGGCTCCGTCCACGGCGGCATCGCGGCGACGCTCGTGGACACGTCGAGCGCGTTCGCGCTCCGCACGACCTTCGACGACCCGAGCGACGTGTCGCTCAGCACCACCGACCTCGACGTGAAGTACCTCCGGCCCGCCACGAGCGACCTCGTCGCGGACGCGAAAGTCGTCCGCGCCGGCGGCTCCATGGGCGTCACCGACGTCACGGTCAAAAGCCAGTACGAGGGCGAGCTGGTGGACGTGGCCGTCGGCGCGACCTCCTACCGGCTCTTCCGATAA
- a CDS encoding DMT family transporter, producing MAALAVAVVAVSTSAILVEASSAPSLVKAFYRVLFTTACILPFARGHGGTVRSLRRRDVAVAVVSGVALAVHFAAWFESLNWTSVAASVTLVQTQPLFVALGAAVLLGERLTRRMLAGILVAVAGAAVMALGEPALGGASVLAAFLGSGALYGDLLAVAGALAASVYVLAGRSLRQRVALVPYTLVVYSVCTLTLLAFVLAAGHPLLAYPTGEWALFAAMALGPGLFGHTVVNWALEHVESSVVSVSLLGEPLGSTLLALVVFAEVPGAATIGGGAVVLAGITATARARQTA from the coding sequence ATGGCGGCGCTCGCCGTCGCGGTGGTCGCCGTCTCGACCAGCGCGATTCTCGTTGAGGCGTCGAGCGCGCCGAGCCTCGTGAAGGCGTTCTATCGCGTGCTCTTCACGACCGCCTGCATCCTCCCGTTCGCGCGCGGGCACGGCGGCACCGTGCGGTCGCTCCGCCGTCGGGACGTGGCGGTGGCCGTCGTCTCCGGCGTGGCGCTCGCCGTTCACTTCGCGGCGTGGTTCGAGAGCCTGAACTGGACGAGCGTCGCGGCCTCGGTCACGCTCGTGCAGACCCAGCCGCTGTTCGTCGCGCTCGGCGCGGCCGTCCTGCTCGGCGAACGCCTCACCCGCCGGATGCTCGCCGGCATCCTCGTCGCCGTCGCCGGCGCGGCGGTGATGGCGCTCGGTGAACCCGCGCTCGGCGGCGCGAGCGTCCTCGCCGCGTTTCTCGGGTCGGGCGCGCTCTACGGCGACCTGCTCGCCGTCGCGGGCGCGCTCGCCGCGTCCGTCTACGTGCTCGCCGGTCGGTCGCTCCGCCAGCGCGTCGCGCTCGTCCCCTACACGCTCGTCGTCTACTCCGTCTGCACGCTCACCCTCCTCGCGTTCGTGCTCGCCGCCGGCCATCCGCTCCTCGCGTACCCCACCGGGGAGTGGGCGCTGTTCGCGGCGATGGCGCTCGGCCCCGGTCTGTTCGGGCACACGGTGGTGAACTGGGCGCTCGAACACGTCGAGTCCAGCGTGGTTTCCGTCAGCCTGCTCGGCGAACCGCTGGGGAGCACGCTGCTGGCGCTCGTCGTCTTCGCCGAAGTCCCGGGCGCAGCCACGATCGGTGGCGGGGCCGTGGTGCTCGCGGGCATCACCGCGACGGCGCGGGCGCGGCAGACCGCGTAA
- a CDS encoding long-chain fatty acid--CoA ligase produces MNLVEHVQSAVDEHPENVAIHHEGREQTYEEFWERTGRFAAALEREGIEPDDRVAVYLPNLPQFVTAFHGIMRAGGIVVPMNPQYRSRELEHLLGDSGANAVVTLPSLVEHVEDVREDTDVEFVVTVGAETETSTAFEEFLADDTFGPVKRDDDDVACQPYTSGTTGTPKGVLLTHKNLYWDADVADDPIPDGIRGDDRHLGVLPLFHIYGMTVTMNATLFNGGAYYPMAEWDAEDAVDLIEGENLTLLHAVPAMYNDLVNQPDAAEFDFSSLRFANSGGSGLPMEVLETWDDMYDVPLCEGYGLTETSPITHANHPDDRRPGSIGKPLPGVDARIVDDDFNAIAPVEDGPVDEDEAALHEITGELVISGPNVMKGYYERPEANEEAFTEADGKRWFHTGDVGYHDEDGFFYVVDRKKHMIVTGGYNVYPREVEELLFEHEDVADAAVVGVPDERRGETVKAFVVKTPDGDVTADELKQFCLDNLAPYKHPREVEFVQELPRTTTGKVQKYELAGEE; encoded by the coding sequence ATGAACCTCGTCGAACACGTCCAGAGCGCAGTGGACGAACACCCGGAGAACGTCGCCATCCACCACGAGGGACGCGAACAGACCTACGAGGAGTTCTGGGAGCGTACCGGCCGGTTCGCCGCAGCGCTCGAACGCGAGGGCATCGAACCCGACGACCGCGTCGCGGTGTACCTGCCGAACCTCCCGCAGTTCGTCACCGCCTTCCACGGAATCATGCGCGCCGGCGGCATCGTCGTGCCGATGAACCCACAGTACCGCTCGCGCGAGCTCGAACACCTCCTCGGCGACTCCGGCGCGAACGCCGTCGTGACCCTCCCGAGCCTCGTCGAGCACGTCGAGGACGTGCGCGAGGACACCGACGTGGAGTTCGTCGTCACCGTCGGCGCGGAGACCGAGACCTCGACCGCGTTCGAGGAGTTCCTCGCGGACGACACGTTCGGCCCCGTCAAGCGAGACGACGACGACGTTGCCTGCCAGCCGTACACGTCCGGAACGACGGGCACGCCGAAGGGCGTCCTCCTGACGCACAAGAACCTCTACTGGGACGCGGACGTGGCCGACGACCCCATTCCGGACGGCATCCGCGGCGACGACCGCCACCTCGGCGTGCTTCCCCTCTTCCACATTTACGGGATGACGGTGACGATGAACGCGACGCTGTTCAACGGCGGCGCGTACTACCCCATGGCCGAGTGGGACGCCGAGGACGCAGTTGACCTCATCGAGGGCGAGAACCTCACGCTCCTGCACGCTGTGCCCGCGATGTACAACGACCTCGTCAATCAGCCGGACGCCGCCGAGTTCGACTTCTCCAGCCTGCGGTTCGCGAACTCGGGCGGGAGCGGCCTCCCGATGGAAGTCCTCGAAACCTGGGACGACATGTACGACGTCCCGCTCTGCGAGGGGTACGGGCTCACCGAGACGAGCCCCATCACGCACGCCAACCACCCCGACGACCGCCGCCCCGGCAGCATCGGCAAACCCCTCCCCGGCGTCGACGCCCGCATCGTCGACGACGACTTCAACGCCATCGCCCCCGTCGAGGACGGCCCCGTCGACGAGGACGAGGCCGCGCTCCACGAGATCACGGGCGAGCTCGTCATCTCCGGGCCGAACGTCATGAAGGGCTACTACGAGCGCCCCGAGGCCAACGAGGAAGCGTTCACGGAGGCGGACGGCAAGCGCTGGTTCCACACCGGCGACGTGGGCTACCACGACGAGGACGGGTTCTTCTACGTGGTCGACCGGAAGAAGCACATGATCGTCACGGGCGGCTACAACGTCTACCCGCGCGAGGTCGAGGAACTCCTCTTCGAACACGAGGACGTGGCCGACGCGGCGGTCGTCGGCGTCCCCGACGAGCGCCGCGGTGAAACCGTGAAAGCGTTCGTCGTCAAGACGCCCGACGGCGACGTGACCGCCGACGAACTCAAGCAGTTCTGCCTCGACAACCTCGCGCCCTACAAGCACCCGCGGGAGGTCGAGTTCGTGCAGGAACTCCCGCGCACCACCACCGGGAAGGTCCAGAAGTACGAACTCGCGGGAGAGGAGTAG
- a CDS encoding acyl-CoA dehydrogenase family protein: protein MSFQLSDEHQAIREAVREFGENEIEPVAREHDENKSYPIDLIEKAAEFDFVAPGIPVEYGGAGMDTLSSVIVTEELWRADPGIGSAIGSRGFGSNMIRKYGDEWMKEEWLPRIANGESACCSCISEPAHGSNVAGIETVAEKDGDEYVINGNKMWITNGTVADVAVVMTKTDTDVEPQRKGITAFLVPTDTDGFETTKIDNKLGIRASDLAEVQLNDVRVPEKNVIGDVNKGFYQLMDFFASGRTSVASQAVGVAQAAIDEAKAYSNEREQGGQLIKDYQAVSHMIAEMAANTEAARSLTYRAAAAVDNGNDQEATRFASMAKLTASENAVDVADDAIQVHGGAGFVTDHPVERYYRDARITKIYEGTSEIQKNIIAGQIL from the coding sequence ATGAGTTTCCAGCTCTCAGACGAGCATCAGGCGATCCGGGAGGCGGTTCGCGAGTTCGGCGAGAACGAGATCGAGCCGGTGGCGCGCGAGCACGACGAGAACAAGTCGTATCCCATCGACCTCATCGAGAAGGCGGCGGAGTTCGACTTCGTCGCACCCGGAATTCCCGTCGAGTACGGTGGCGCGGGGATGGACACGCTCTCCAGCGTCATCGTCACCGAGGAGTTGTGGCGGGCCGACCCTGGTATCGGGAGCGCAATCGGCTCTCGGGGGTTCGGGTCGAACATGATTCGGAAGTACGGCGACGAGTGGATGAAGGAGGAGTGGCTGCCGAGGATCGCGAACGGCGAGTCCGCGTGCTGTTCCTGCATCAGCGAACCCGCGCACGGCTCGAACGTCGCCGGCATCGAGACGGTCGCGGAGAAGGACGGCGACGAGTACGTCATCAACGGGAACAAGATGTGGATCACGAACGGCACGGTCGCGGACGTCGCCGTCGTGATGACGAAGACCGATACGGACGTCGAACCCCAGCGCAAGGGTATCACGGCGTTCCTCGTGCCCACGGACACCGACGGGTTCGAGACGACGAAGATCGACAACAAGCTCGGGATTCGCGCGAGCGACCTCGCCGAGGTGCAGTTGAACGACGTGCGCGTGCCCGAGAAGAACGTCATCGGCGACGTGAACAAGGGGTTCTATCAGCTGATGGACTTCTTCGCGTCCGGTCGGACGAGCGTCGCGTCCCAGGCCGTCGGGGTCGCGCAGGCCGCCATCGACGAGGCGAAGGCGTACTCGAACGAGCGCGAGCAGGGCGGACAGCTCATCAAGGACTACCAGGCGGTCAGCCACATGATCGCGGAGATGGCGGCGAACACGGAGGCCGCGCGATCGCTCACGTACCGCGCCGCGGCGGCGGTCGATAACGGGAACGACCAGGAGGCGACGCGGTTCGCGTCGATGGCGAAACTCACCGCGTCCGAGAACGCCGTGGACGTCGCGGACGACGCGATTCAGGTGCACGGCGGCGCCGGGTTCGTCACCGACCACCCCGTCGAGCGCTACTACCGTGACGCCCGCATCACGAAGATCTACGAGGGCACCTCGGAGATCCAGAAGAACATCATCGCCGGCCAGATACTCTGA
- a CDS encoding cell surface protein has protein sequence MPRVEVDIPDNVEVELDRLVDEGEFVSRQEAAEEILAHGLQVYKPEIEANREEEEMFGEEMLETSERSLGGDEDDYEF, from the coding sequence ATGCCACGCGTCGAAGTCGACATTCCGGACAACGTCGAGGTCGAACTCGATCGATTAGTTGACGAGGGCGAGTTCGTGAGCCGCCAGGAAGCCGCCGAGGAGATTCTCGCGCACGGACTCCAGGTGTACAAGCCCGAAATCGAGGCGAACCGGGAGGAAGAAGAGATGTTCGGCGAGGAGATGCTCGAGACGAGTGAGCGGTCGCTCGGCGGCGACGAAGACGACTACGAGTTCTAG
- a CDS encoding winged helix-turn-helix domain-containing protein, with the protein MSMEQEPDWDFKERDVVILKELAKNPQVSSRDLTDILDQEYDIDVSHVTVSESIRKMRRAGVFREAIIPNEAYFIFALMEFKFNPEHFAEGWRDAMEYIRDHENTLFYFLSDGEYQWKSVMMFPTRQAESQWIHNFYKDHGAVISNIRNSVVTNVLHFGTNPELFDALPRSE; encoded by the coding sequence ATGAGCATGGAGCAAGAACCGGACTGGGATTTCAAGGAACGCGACGTGGTCATCCTGAAGGAACTCGCGAAGAACCCGCAGGTGAGTTCGCGCGACCTCACGGACATCCTCGACCAGGAGTACGACATCGACGTCTCGCACGTCACCGTCTCCGAATCCATTCGGAAGATGCGTCGCGCGGGCGTGTTCCGGGAGGCCATCATCCCGAACGAGGCGTACTTCATCTTCGCGCTCATGGAGTTCAAGTTCAACCCCGAGCACTTCGCGGAGGGCTGGCGGGACGCCATGGAGTACATCCGCGACCACGAGAACACGCTGTTCTACTTCCTCTCGGACGGCGAGTACCAGTGGAAGTCCGTGATGATGTTCCCCACACGACAGGCGGAATCCCAGTGGATTCACAACTTCTACAAGGATCACGGCGCCGTCATCTCGAACATCCGGAACTCCGTCGTGACGAACGTCCTCCACTTCGGCACGAACCCCGAGCTGTTCGACGCGCTCCCGCGATCGGAGTAG
- a CDS encoding 3-hydroxyacyl-CoA dehydrogenase/enoyl-CoA hydratase family protein: MDVDDIETVAVIGSGNMGHGITEVVAMAGYDVTMRDIEEDIVQDGYESIEWSLDKLAENDRLDEPPAAILDRISTEVDLEAAVAGADIVIEAVPEQMDLKKDVFSDLDDYAEDGAILASNTSSLSITEIASATDRPEDVVGMHFFNPPVKMDLVEVIYGAETDDDTAQATYDFVEAVEKTPIFVRKDVNGFVVNSVLGPFGEEAAWMASEDLATIEEIDAAMVYGRGYPMGPFELGDLTGIDVGYHVRKEAGKEIPPLMEAKVEAEELGRKTGEGYYRYDDGEGVTYEQGQGEDVDTLRIEARMVNEAAKLVGNDVATPDAIDTGMKLGAGFPEGICVRGDKLGLDTVLAKLEDLHEQYGADRYEPADYLVGLVEDGKTGKEAGEGFYEYNTGSGPGDYNTITWDLTDDGLLEVKLDRPERMNALSNDLMDAVVDLLESVDTEDVRAVSFEGAGDRAFSAGADVTGFADIEPAKRAEPTEVFRVVDEFPRPTIAKIDGYCLGGGFELALACDLRVATEDSQFGFPEITLGLLPGGGGTQRALRMIGEARAKELVFRGEHIDAERAENWGLINRAVPEEEYEDTCADFLDDLVSGPPLALQHAKRVMNEGADEDLDAGLQMESQAFALLLTTQDAREGTAAFQEDREPEFTGE; this comes from the coding sequence ATGGACGTAGACGACATCGAAACGGTCGCGGTCATCGGTTCCGGGAACATGGGCCACGGCATCACCGAAGTCGTGGCGATGGCCGGATACGACGTCACGATGCGTGACATCGAGGAGGACATCGTACAGGACGGCTACGAGTCCATCGAGTGGAGCCTCGACAAACTCGCCGAGAACGACCGACTCGACGAGCCCCCCGCGGCCATCCTCGACCGCATCAGCACCGAGGTCGACCTCGAAGCCGCCGTCGCGGGCGCGGACATCGTCATCGAAGCCGTCCCCGAGCAGATGGATCTCAAGAAGGACGTGTTCTCCGACCTCGACGACTACGCCGAGGACGGCGCGATTCTCGCCTCGAACACCTCCTCGCTCTCCATCACCGAAATCGCGTCCGCGACCGACCGCCCCGAGGACGTGGTGGGGATGCACTTTTTCAACCCGCCCGTGAAGATGGATCTCGTCGAGGTCATCTACGGCGCGGAGACGGACGACGACACCGCACAGGCGACCTACGACTTCGTCGAGGCCGTCGAGAAGACGCCGATCTTCGTGCGCAAGGACGTGAACGGCTTCGTCGTGAACAGCGTGCTCGGGCCGTTCGGCGAGGAGGCCGCGTGGATGGCGTCCGAGGACCTCGCGACGATCGAGGAGATCGACGCCGCCATGGTCTACGGGCGGGGCTACCCGATGGGGCCGTTCGAACTCGGCGACCTCACGGGCATCGACGTGGGCTACCACGTCCGCAAGGAGGCCGGCAAGGAGATTCCGCCCCTGATGGAGGCCAAGGTCGAGGCCGAGGAACTCGGCCGCAAGACCGGCGAGGGCTACTACCGGTACGACGACGGCGAGGGCGTCACGTACGAGCAGGGCCAGGGCGAGGACGTGGACACGCTCCGCATCGAGGCCCGCATGGTGAACGAGGCCGCGAAGCTCGTCGGGAACGACGTGGCGACCCCGGACGCCATCGACACCGGGATGAAACTCGGCGCGGGCTTCCCCGAGGGAATCTGCGTGCGCGGCGACAAACTCGGCCTCGATACGGTGCTCGCGAAGCTCGAAGACCTCCACGAGCAGTACGGCGCGGATCGCTACGAGCCCGCCGACTACCTCGTCGGACTCGTCGAGGACGGCAAAACCGGGAAAGAAGCGGGCGAGGGGTTCTACGAGTACAACACGGGCAGCGGGCCCGGCGACTACAACACCATCACCTGGGACCTCACGGACGACGGGCTCCTCGAAGTGAAACTCGACCGGCCGGAGCGCATGAACGCGCTCAGCAACGACCTGATGGACGCCGTCGTCGACCTCCTCGAATCCGTCGACACCGAGGACGTGCGCGCGGTGTCCTTCGAGGGCGCGGGCGACCGCGCGTTCAGCGCCGGCGCAGATGTTACGGGATTCGCGGACATCGAACCCGCGAAGCGCGCGGAACCCACGGAAGTCTTCCGGGTCGTCGACGAGTTCCCGCGGCCGACCATCGCGAAGATCGACGGCTACTGCCTCGGCGGCGGGTTCGAACTCGCGCTCGCCTGCGACCTCCGCGTCGCCACCGAGGACTCCCAGTTCGGCTTCCCCGAGATCACCCTCGGTCTCCTGCCGGGCGGCGGCGGCACGCAGCGCGCGCTCCGCATGATCGGTGAGGCGCGCGCGAAGGAACTCGTCTTCCGCGGCGAACACATCGACGCCGAGCGCGCGGAGAACTGGGGGCTGATCAACCGCGCCGTCCCCGAGGAGGAGTACGAGGACACCTGCGCGGACTTCCTCGACGACCTCGTCTCCGGGCCGCCGCTCGCGCTCCAGCACGCCAAACGCGTGATGAACGAGGGCGCGGACGAAGACCTCGACGCCGGCCTCCAGATGGAGAGCCAGGCGTTCGCGCTCCTCCTCACCACGCAGGACGCCCGCGAGGGCACGGCGGCGTTCCAGGAGGACCGCGAACCGGAGTTCACGGGCGAATGA
- a CDS encoding alpha-hydroxy-acid oxidizing protein, with the protein MENPGDDRQQAVYGQGMLMGETPDVPPNFEELERQALEAMSDEAYAYVKGGAGSEDTVSENRRAFRDHRIVPRMLRDVSERDLSVDVLGQTLPAPVVLAPIGVQSIIHENGELATADAAADTGVPMCLSSASSETLEDVSDELGDTRKWFQLYWSSDRDIAASFVERAENADYDALVVTLDTPMMGWRERDVSHGYLPFLDGEGVANYTSDPAFRDLLSQPPEENMDAALSEFLAVFGDATLTWDDLDWLTDQTDLPIVLKGILHPADARRAVGKGAEGIVVSNHGGRQVDNAVAALDALPGVVDAVGEDADVLFDSGIRRGADAVVALALGADAVLLGRPYAYGLALDGAEGVSEVVENFLADLDLTLALTGNTSPADLDRSIFADS; encoded by the coding sequence ATGGAGAACCCCGGCGACGACCGACAGCAGGCGGTGTACGGGCAGGGAATGCTGATGGGCGAGACGCCCGACGTCCCGCCGAACTTCGAGGAACTCGAACGCCAGGCGCTGGAGGCGATGAGCGACGAGGCGTACGCGTACGTGAAGGGCGGCGCGGGCAGCGAGGACACCGTCTCCGAGAACCGCCGGGCGTTTCGCGACCACCGAATCGTCCCCCGGATGCTCCGCGACGTGTCCGAACGCGACCTCTCCGTCGACGTTCTGGGACAGACGCTGCCCGCGCCGGTCGTCCTCGCACCCATCGGCGTGCAGTCCATCATCCACGAGAACGGCGAGCTCGCGACCGCGGACGCCGCCGCCGACACCGGCGTTCCGATGTGCCTCAGCTCCGCGTCCTCGGAGACGCTCGAAGACGTCTCCGACGAACTCGGAGACACCCGGAAGTGGTTCCAGCTCTACTGGTCGAGCGACCGCGACATCGCCGCGAGCTTCGTCGAACGCGCCGAGAACGCCGACTACGACGCGCTCGTCGTGACGCTCGACACGCCGATGATGGGGTGGCGCGAACGCGACGTCTCTCACGGCTACCTCCCGTTCCTCGACGGCGAGGGCGTCGCGAACTACACGAGCGACCCCGCCTTCCGCGACCTGCTCTCCCAGCCGCCCGAAGAGAACATGGACGCCGCGCTCAGCGAGTTCCTCGCCGTCTTCGGGGACGCGACGCTCACCTGGGACGACCTCGACTGGCTCACCGACCAGACCGACCTCCCGATAGTCTTGAAGGGCATCCTCCATCCCGCGGACGCCCGCCGCGCCGTCGGGAAAGGGGCGGAGGGAATCGTCGTGTCGAACCACGGCGGCCGCCAGGTGGACAACGCCGTCGCCGCGCTCGACGCCCTCCCCGGAGTCGTGGACGCCGTCGGCGAGGACGCGGACGTGCTGTTCGACTCCGGCATCCGTCGTGGTGCGGACGCCGTCGTCGCGCTCGCGCTCGGCGCGGACGCCGTCCTGCTCGGCCGCCCCTACGCGTACGGACTCGCGCTCGACGGCGCCGAGGGCGTTAGTGAGGTCGTCGAGAACTTCCTCGCCGACCTCGACCTCACGCTGGCGCTCACCGGGAACACCAGCCCCGCCGACCTCGACCGCTCTATCTTCGCGGATTCATAA
- a CDS encoding alpha/beta fold hydrolase, with product MMNHEEYRTRQDTVTVDVDGHRVEIAYYEDGPADGEPLVFVHGIPTWGFLWREVAPEFTDDYRVVVPDLAGYGSSEKTDGFDRSIRAQEQVIEGLVDELDIATPLNLVSHDIGGGVASRYAAHSPEAVSTLVVSNAVCYDSWPVEFVNDLGLPGTAELPFDELEENLDFAFGGGVHGDESEHAEFIEGMKAPWMTDAGRRSLSRCAVATNTNHTTELDYAEITADTLCLWGGDDILQPVSYAEWLAEDVSGAGEVVTLDDAYHWVMEDRPKAYTEELRAFL from the coding sequence CTGATGAACCACGAAGAGTACCGCACGCGACAGGACACCGTCACGGTCGACGTGGACGGCCACCGTGTCGAGATCGCGTACTACGAGGACGGGCCCGCGGACGGCGAGCCGCTCGTGTTCGTTCACGGCATCCCGACCTGGGGGTTCCTCTGGCGGGAGGTCGCGCCCGAGTTCACGGACGACTACCGGGTCGTCGTCCCCGACCTCGCGGGCTACGGGTCGAGCGAGAAAACCGACGGCTTCGACCGCTCCATCCGCGCCCAAGAGCAGGTCATCGAAGGGCTGGTCGACGAACTCGACATCGCGACGCCCCTGAACCTCGTGAGCCACGACATCGGCGGCGGCGTCGCCAGCCGGTACGCCGCGCACAGCCCCGAAGCGGTGTCGACGCTCGTCGTGTCGAACGCGGTGTGTTACGACTCGTGGCCGGTCGAGTTCGTCAACGACCTCGGCCTCCCGGGGACGGCCGAACTGCCGTTCGACGAACTCGAAGAGAACCTCGACTTCGCGTTCGGTGGTGGCGTGCACGGCGACGAGTCCGAGCACGCCGAGTTCATCGAGGGCATGAAAGCCCCGTGGATGACCGACGCGGGCCGTAGGTCGCTCTCGCGGTGTGCGGTCGCGACGAACACGAATCACACCACGGAACTCGACTACGCTGAAATAACCGCGGACACGCTCTGTCTGTGGGGGGGCGACGACATCCTCCAACCGGTGTCCTACGCGGAGTGGCTCGCCGAGGACGTGTCCGGGGCGGGCGAGGTCGTGACGCTCGACGACGCCTACCACTGGGTGATGGAGGACAGACCGAAGGCCTATACCGAGGAACTACGCGCGTTCCTATGA